The DNA window CACGCCTAAGGTTTCCCTTTAAGACTCTGCTTTAGCTTTAACGTACGTGAGAGttagtgagtgtttgtgtgtggtgtgtgtgagtctgtgtgtgagtgtttgtgtgcgtgtgtgtgtgcgcgtgtctttTAGGTGGGGCATTTGCAGCAGCTGTCCACTGGCATTTTAGACGCGTCGTCACGGTAGGGGAACGGGATGGtcgggagggagcgaggggggagggggcgagggggggggagggggcgaggggggagggtctCGACAGTGCTGAGAGGGGTGCCTGCACTCTGCTCCGGGTGGGTCCACTCTTGCTAGCCTCTCCTCTGGCCTCCACGCCcgtctctgccccagcctctgccccagcctctgccccaccaTGGCTGACCAGTACCAGTACAACACTAGCGAGGAAAAAGACTTCAAGGACCAGTACCAGTACAACACCAACGAGGGGAAGGTCTTCAAGGACAGCCACACCAAGGAGATTGACCTGATCAACAGGGACCCCAAGCAGATCAATGAGGACGTGGTGAAGGTTTGTGTCAGAGTGATAACTCTCTCTCAACACACTGACCAGACAGACGAGGAAGCGCGATAGATGTGCttgaagcagggagagaaaggtTTTGATAACTGGAGCTGAAAGCAGAGGTTGTTCAGCTGATAATGTTGTGTGTGGTGTTATGTGAAGTCCTAAAATAGCCCTCTATTCTGTTCCTCCTAGCTTCAGCTAGACTGGCAGGGTTTATTTCGGGAGGGTGAAAAAGGGGGTGCCACTGGGGTACACGACACATTGCTGGTTTGGACTTGGTTCCCACTTCTCTGTTTGGTTCtggggaaaaagaaaaaaaacgaagtTAGAAAGAGGAAGGCACGACTATAGTAGCCTCATAGTCGTAGACCAAACTGGGGTCATGGAAATATTTTCACCATCTTTGCAGAGTGAGTCATATGTTAACTATGGAGTCTGGGTGGAAGGACAGCAAGCGTCTGTTTATTTGAGTCTATGTGTTGATCCTCTACAAATGGGAAAACTGAGAGTTAATGTTGAATGTTGACACAGACATTTATAGTGTATTTTACCTGTGAAAAACACACTCAATAAATTAAATATGTTGAACTCCTATCGTATTTTATCTGTCAGGGTGTTTTGTTTGGAAAGAAAATGTTTTGCTTGAAAAATAATTTCAGCTGCTTCTCAAATTAAGTTTTAATGTCTAATTTCAGATGTGTTCCTTTGAACTAAGCAAGGCTCCGAAGAGGAGACTACAAACACCGATATAACTCAATAGTGTGGAAAATTTACACACATAAGTGTTATTGTACATCTTCTTAGTGTACATTTTTTGACAACTTAATTGCATGTTTTTTGTATCCCACCAGCCATGACAGGGCAAATTGCAAGTCTCATGCATTTTACATGAACAAACACTTTAGAAGATCCTCATCCAAATGAGGGTTTGTCAAAAAGTTTGGGCCTAAAATAAATATTCATCAAGTGTATAGCGCATGTGAAAGAAAGCAGATAGGATGGTGTTTGAGCCGACACAATACCACACCTGTACTTTGAGCCTGGGTGAACATGACAAAGTTCTCATTGTTTATAAACAGAGAATGTTCTTTCATGTAAGAAATTACAAGAGGTAATAGGAACAGTATAATTGGTCCCACAGTTTATCTTTGTTTATGCTGTGCCTGCTCATTGGAGGCGTGTTTGTAGTCATAATCTGATGCAGAAGGAGAGAGCTTGCACTCATCAGACCTGGGTCAAGTGATGATTACTATGTTGTTTCTCACTAATTTTCCAGCAATTTAGTACTTTTTCAAACAGTCACATTGAGCCAGGAAAAATCAGTTGAGAACAGAATGAACTTTAAGATCATTTTTTGACCGAGGTTTCTTGCACGGTGCTTACAGTACTTTGACAGATATGGCCTCAAAATATGGCTAGTTTAGAGAAACAAACGTCTGAAACAATAACCTCCAACGCACCCTGTAACCATGCCAACCCTTCTCCAGTAGGTGGAGCTCAAATGAGCTTTCAAGACTATTTGCAGAACAATGTTTTGTTCACAGTGTTTACACTGAAAGATATGGACTCAAAATATGGCCAGTTGAGAGAAACAAACGTGTGTAACAGTCACTTCCAACACACCCTGTAACCATGccaacccctcctccatccGTAGGTGGAGTTTGAGGATGTGATCGCCGAGCCGGACGGGACCCACAGCCTAGACGGGGTGTGGAAGCTGAGCTACACCACCTTCACCGTCTCCAAGTACTGGTGCTACCGTATCCTGTCGGCCATCTTTGGTATCCCCGTGGCCCTACTGTGGGGTTTCCTGTTTGCCTGCATCTCCTTCTGCCACATCTGGGCGGTGATGCCCTGCATCAAGAGCTGCC is part of the Hypomesus transpacificus isolate Combined female chromosome 9, fHypTra1, whole genome shotgun sequence genome and encodes:
- the cav3 gene encoding caveolin-3, whose product is MADQYQYNTSEEKDFKDQYQYNTNEGKVFKDSHTKEIDLINRDPKQINEDVVKVEFEDVIAEPDGTHSLDGVWKLSYTTFTVSKYWCYRILSAIFGIPVALLWGFLFACISFCHIWAVMPCIKSCLIESQCISRIYSLCIQTFCDPFFEALGKVFSSVRVALRKEV